The following coding sequences are from one Lolium rigidum isolate FL_2022 chromosome 6, APGP_CSIRO_Lrig_0.1, whole genome shotgun sequence window:
- the LOC124665275 gene encoding coatomer subunit beta'-3-like: MTFDILNKPSLVVSAVRFITSMYKILLCAVRFIAQKQWFVAGDYEGHIHVYTYATKYKLRKFQAHANMINSLAVHPTDPFVLSSSNDNLIKLWNWENGWECIRTFQAHSKWVESVKFNPLATSNTFASASRDGTIKIWSIFSDTPITTLECGMAELTSVHYFVVHGNQEFIVAGSASGTACIWDLGMETCIRNVNGLQEKWCTVAVVNCLPRHPILVTVLQDHTVSFCNSNTHRYKNIVDFSLGRIMDFAYTKVTRSLVVAGERGIALMEIS, encoded by the exons ATGACATTTGACATCCTGAACAAGCCAAGTCTTGTAGTATCTGCAGTTAGATTCATCACGAGCATGTACAAGATTCTATTATGTGCAGTTAGATTCATTGCACAAAAGCAGTGGTTTGTTGCCGGTGATTATGAGGGGCACATCCACGTGTATACATATGCGACAAAGTACAAGCTGAGAAAATTCCAAGCTCATGCGAACATGATCAATTCACTGGCTGTTCACCCAACTGATCCATTTGTCCTATCATCGTCGAACGATAACTTGATCAAACTATGGAACTGGGAGAATGGCTGGGAGTGCATTAGGACATTCCAAGCACACTCCAAATGGGTTGAGTCAGTGAAGTTTAACCCGCTGGCTACAAGCAACACTTTTGCTAGTGCTTCCAGGGACGGCACAATAAAG ATCTGGAGCATATTTTCAGACACTCCTATTACCACGTTGGAGTGCGGGATGGCTGAACTGACGTCGGTTCATTATTTCGTCGTTCATGGTAATCAGGAGTTTATTGTTGCAGGATCTGCCTCTGGGACTGCATGT ATCTGGGATTTGGGGATGGAGACATGTATTCGGAACGTCAATGGACTCCAAGAAAAATGGTGCACTGTTGCTGTTGTCAATTGCCTTCCAAGACATCCGATTTTGGTTACAGTTTTGCAAGACCACACTGTTTCTTTCTGCAACTCCAATACCCACAG ATACAAGAACATTGTTGACTTCAGTCTGGGACGTATTATGGATTTTGCATACACCAAGGTCACAAGAAG CCTCGTCGTCGCAGGAGAACGCGGAATTGCACTGATGGAGATCAGTTAG
- the LOC124667258 gene encoding ABC transporter B family member 4-like has product MDAAAPGTGTDGETKKEEVGMDRGKKVSFTGLFRYSDGTDLLLMLVGTVAALANGMSQPVMTVIFGDVIDAFGGATTGNVLNRVNKAVLNFVYLGIGTAVVSFLQVACWTITGERQATHIRSLYLKSVLRQDISFFDVEMTTGKIVSRMSGDTVLVQDAIGEKVGKFLQLIASFIGGFVIAFLKGWLLSVVMLASIPPVVIAAAAVAKVLSTISSKGQQSYGDAGNVVEQTIGAIKTVASFNGEKHAIRAYNKLIHKTYKTTVKEGLANGTGMGSIFLIFFSSYGLVIWYGAKLILNKGYTGGKVITILFAIMTGAMSLGNATPCMTAFAQGQSAAHRLFTTIKRKPEIDPDDRTGKQLEDIRGDVELKDVYFSYPARPDQLIFDGFSLHVSSGTTMAIVGESGSGKSTVISLVERFYDPQAGEVLIDGINIKSVQLDSIRGKIGLVSQEPLLFMTSIKDNIMYGKEDATFEEIRRSAELANAANFIDKLPNGYDTLVGQRGAQLSGGQKQRIAIARAIIKNPKILLLDEATSALDVESERIVQEALNRIMVDRTTLVVAHRLTTVRNADCISVVQQGKIVEQGPHDELVLNPDGPYSQLIRLQESREEEQKIDRRRLDPMSKNTSLSLKRSISRGSAGNSSAHSSTLPFMMPEKNDTHGGNQTELHGDGEISTKAPLGRLARLNKPEVPIILLGSLAAAVHGVLFPMFGVMIANAIKVFYAPPDKMRKDSSFWALMCVVLGILSIISIPAELFLFGIAGGKLIERIRSMSFQSIVHQEVAWFDDPKNSSGALGARLSVDALNVRRLVGDNLALTVQIIATLITGFVVAVMADWKLSLIILCVIPLAGIQGYAQVKFLKGFSQDAKMMYEDASQVATDAISSIRTIASFCSEKKITTIYDHKCEASMSQGVRTGIVGGIGFGFSFLMLYLTYGLCFYVGAQFVRHGQSDFGGVFKVFFALVLATIGVSQSSALASDSSKAKDSAISIFALLDRKSEIDSSSNEGLTINEVKGNIDFQHVSFKYPTRPDIQIFSDFTLHIPSGKTVALVGESGSGKSTVIGLLERFYNPDSGTVSLDGVEIKSLNINWLRDQMGLVSQEPVLFNDTIRANIAYGKDGEVTEEELIAAAKASNAHGFISSLPEGYDTTVGERGIQLSGGQKQRVAIARAILKDPKILLLDEATSALDAESERIVQAALDHVMVGRTTVVVAHRLSTIKGADIIAVLKDGAIAEKGRHEELMDIKDGVYASLVELRSASS; this is encoded by the exons ATGGACGCAGCGGCCCCGGGGACGGGGACGGATGGCGAGACAAAGAAGGAGGAGGTCGGCATGGATCGCGGGAAGAAGGTGTCCTTCACGGGGCTGTTCCGGTACTCCGACGGCACGGACCTGCTGCTAATGCTAGTCGGCACGGTGGCCGCGTTGGCCAACGGCATGTCGCAGCCGGTTATGACCGTCATTTTCGGCGACGTCATCGACGCcttcggcggcgccaccaccggcAACGTCCTCAACCGCGTCAACAAG GCGGTTCTAAACTTTGTTTATTTGGGCATCGGAACAGCCGTAGTCTCCTTTCTCC AGGTGGCATGTTGGACAATTACGGGCGAAAGGCAGGCAACGCACATTCGTTCTCTATACCTCAAATCTGTCTTGAGACAGGATATATCATTCTTTGACGTAGAAATGACAACTGGGAAGATAGTTTCAAGAATGTCTGGTGATACTGTGCTAGTTCAGGATGCAATTGGTGAGAAG GTTGGCAAGTTTCTACAACTCATTGCTAGTTTCATCGGTGGTTTCGTTATAGCTTTTCTCAAAGGCTGGCTTCTATCTGTTGTCATGTTGGCATCCATACCTCCAGTTGTAATTGCTGCAGCAGCAGTGGCAAAAGTGCTATCTACAATCTCTAGCAAAGGCCAACAATCATACGGTGATGCAGGGAATGTTGTTGAACAGACAATTGGAGCCATAAAAACA GTTGCCTCTTTCAATGGGGAGAAGCACGCCATCAGAGCATACAATAAGCTCATACACAAAACATACAAGACTACTGTGAAGGAAGGACTTGCCAATGGCACTGGCATGGGTTCTATTTTCTTGATATTTTTCTCTAGCTATGGTTTAGTCATATGGTACGGTGCAAAGTTGATACTTAACAAAGGATACACGGGAGGAAAAGTCATCACTATATTGTTTGCTATCATGACTGGGGCAAT GTCTTTAGGCAATGCCACCCCGTGTATGACAGCCTTTGCACAAGGACAATCTGCAGCGCATAGATTGTTCACAACAATCAAGAGGAAACCAGAGATTGATCCTGATGATAGGACTGGTAAGCAGTTAGAAGATATCAGGGGTGATGTTGAGCTGAAGGATGTGTATTTTAGCTACCCAGCAAGACCTGATCAACTGATATTTGATGGATTCTCCTTACATGTGTCTAGTGGCACTACAATGGCTATAGTTGGAGAGAGTGGAAGTGGCAAGTCAACTGTGATTAGTCTTGTAGAGAGATTTTATGATCCGCAGGCTGGTGAGGTTTTGATTGATGGAATCAATATCAAGAGTGTACAGCTCGATTCAATTAGAGGGAAAATTGGTCTGGTTAGCCAAGAGCCCTTGCTTTTTATGACCTCAATTAAAGATAATATAATGTACGGCAAAGAAGACGCAACATTTGAAGAGATTAGGAGATCTGCTGAGCTCGCCAACGCAGCAAATTTCATTGATAAGCTTCCAAAT GGTTATGACACACTGGTTGGCCAACGTGGTGCTCAGCTTTCAGGGGGACAAAAGCAAAGGATTGCAATTGCAAGAGCAATCATTAAAAACCCAAAAATACTTTTGTTAGATGAGGCCACTAGCGCATTGGATGTGGAGTCAGAAAGGATAGTTCAGGAGGCACTGAATAGGATCATGGTCGACAGAACGACCCTTGTGGTTGCACATCGTCTAACTACTGTTAGGAATGCTGATTGCATATCAGTTGTTCAACAAGGAAAGATAGTTGAGCAAG GTCCCCATGACGAATTGGTGCTAAACCCAGATGGTCCTTACTCTCAACTTATTCGACTTCAAGAAAGTCGTGAAGAAGAGCAGAAAATAGATCGTCGAAGGTTGGATCCGATGTCTAAAAATACAAGCTTATCATTGAAGCGGTCAATTAGTAGAGGTTCTGCAGGGAATAGTAGTGCGCATTCTTCCACCCTCCCTTTCATGATGCCTGAAAAAAATGATACACATGGGGGGAATCAGACAGAGCTGCATGGTGATGGTGAGATTTCAACGAAAGCTCCTCTGGGACGGCTAGCACGTCTTAACAAGCCAGAGGTACCTATTATCCTCTTAGGATCCCTAGCAGCAGCAGTTCATGGAGTGCTTTTCCCAATGTTTGGCGTAATGATTGCCAATGCCATCAAAGTTTTCTATGCACCACCAGATAAGATGAGAAAAGATTCTAGTTTTTGGGCTTTGATGTGTGTTGTGCTTGGTATCTTGTCAATAATCTCAATACCAGCAGAGCTCTTCTTGTTTGGGATAGCAGGAGGGAAGCTTATAGAGCGCATCCGTTCAATGTCATTTCAAAGCATTGTGCATCAAGAAGTTGCTTGGTTTGATGATCCCAAGAATTCCAG TGGAGCACTTGGTGCAAGACTGTCAGTTGATGCTTTGAATGTACGGCGGTTAGTTGGAGATAACTTGGCCTTAACAGTTCAGATTATCGCTACACTTATCACAGGATTTGTCGTTGCTGTGATGGCTGACTGGAAGCTCTCTTTGATCATCCTCTGTGTCATTCCATTAGCTGGTATTCAAGGTTATGCCCAAGTGAAGTTCCTGAAGGGTTTCAGTCAAGATGCTAAG ATGATGTATGAAGACGCAAGCCAAGTGGCCACTGATGCAATTAGTAGTATCAGGACCATAGCTTCTTTTTGTTCAGAGAAAAAAATTACAACAATATATGATCATAAATGTGAAGCATCAATGAGTCAAGGAGTCAGAACAGGAATAGTTGGGGGCATTGGATTTGGTTTCTCATTCTTGATGTTGTACCTTACATACGGTCTTTGCTTCTATGTTGGAGCACAATTCGTGCGCCATGGCCAATCAGATTTTGGTGGTGTTTTCAAG GTTTTCTTTGCACTAGTTTTAGCGACTATTGGTGTATCTCAGTCAAGTGCATTGGCCAGCGATTCATCAAAAGCAAAGGATTCAGCTATCTCCATATTTGCTTTACTAGACCGAAAGTCTGAAATCGACTCAAGCAGCAATGAGGGTTTGACAATAAACGAGGTCAAGGGCAACATTGATTTCCAACATGTCAGCTTCAAGTACCCAACACGCCCAGATATTCAGATCTTCAGTGACTTTACCCTGCACATTCCCTCTGGCAAG ACTGTTGCACTCGTTGGAGAGAGTGGTAGTGGAAAGTCAACAGTAATCGGACTGTTGGAGCGATTCTACAATCCCGATTCAGGTACCGTTTCACTGGATGGAGTGGAAATCAAGAGCTTAAACATCAATTGGTTGAGGGACCAAATGGGGCTGGTGAGCCAGGAGCCTGTACTCTTCAACGACACAATCCGCGCGAACATAGCCTATGGTAAGGATGGGGAAGTGACCGAGGAGGAGCTCATTGCAGCAGCGAAGGCATCAAATGCACATGGGTTCATATCGAGCCTTCCCGAAGGATATGACACCACCGTTGGGGAGAGGGGCATCCAGCTATCCGGCGGCCAAAAGCAGCGGGTGGCTATTGCGAGGGCCATACTGAAAGACCCAAAGATACTACTACTTGATGAGGCGACAAGCGCCTTGGATGCTGAGTCCGAGCGGATTGTGCAGGCTGCGTTAGATCATGTGATGGTTGGCAGGACCACTGTTGTTGTGGCGCACCGCCTCTCGACGATCAAAGGTGCTGACATAATTGCAGTTCTGAAGGATGGTGCGATAGCGGAGAAAGGAAGACACGAGGAGCTGATGGATATCAAAGATGGAGTGTATGCTTCGCTGGTAGAACTTCGTTCAGCGTCATCATAA